The proteins below are encoded in one region of Ostrea edulis chromosome 3, xbOstEdul1.1, whole genome shotgun sequence:
- the LOC125673066 gene encoding perlucin-like produces the protein MRRIYRCGLTILVLIGVVNTDGSCPSDWFPHRQSCYAFITKVKAKWVDAVDFCRDSDAELVEIETADENSFLRTHLQRNHTNEHFWVGGTDAFTEGHWIWINTRQPFTFTDWAPLEPYQGVGNDCMTLAYHEGYHWNDDVCDHKYDFICEKEALFDGEIVVG, from the exons TATTAATCGGAGTGGTGAACACAGACGGTTCTTGTCCATCAGATTGGTTTCCTCACAGACAGTCATGCTATGCGTTCATCACAAAAGTGAAAGCAAAATGGGTGGATGCTGTG GACTTTTGTCGCGATTCAGATGCAGAACTCGTAGAGATTGAAACGGCAGATGAAAACAGCTTCTTGAGAACTCATCTCCAGCGGAATCACACAAATG AGCACTTTTGGGTAGGTGGGACGGACGCTTTTACGGAGGGACACTGGATTTGGATAAATACACGACAACCGTTTACATTCACAGACTGGGCACCCCTGGAACCATACCAGGGGGTCGGCAATGACTGTATGACCTTGGCATACCACGAGGGTTATCACTGGAACGATGATGTTTGTGATCACAAATACGACTTTATCTGTGAAAAAGA GGCACTGTTTGACGGAGAGATTGTCGTTGGTTAA